In one Micromonospora polyrhachis genomic region, the following are encoded:
- a CDS encoding helix-turn-helix transcriptional regulator — translation MALWEFVGRRKQLDRLIAAATGVTGRGLLISGTAGIGKSRLLSHLVKQLPPDRYAVWSASANIATSGLPFGGLAQVLPADQPSGLSPAGILRWAVDALHQQAAGRSIVLAVDDIHLLDDSSAALVYLIARSDDATVLSTMLTGSVIPLPIRALWTDDLVEHLELPALTLAEATELAGAILGIPVDPPSAERLWRFSGGNALLLRELVKAANDSGELVEMYGVLHWTGQPGLTATLDALIDSRVTQFSPGVRTAVELVAFGEPIGEAILKQAVPCADAEAAEQQGLIRTVQHDRRRNVVLAHPIYGEVVRQRCPVIRLRRLTAQLADLVERTGARRRDDLLRVAVWRLESDTADKPEPLLRAAGLAFSQYDVPLAGRLARAALRTGGGFAAAELLATILMFGDQPREAIEVLDSVADEITCDQQRSRWLTVRGMVSYWGLSQESTIESIEADVEQLTDLAHRARVRSFEAIMRLHRLDCAGALRLSRRVLDRPAASVAARGLARCTIAHLQAARGELVQSGRAIASVEADAAQWRGDMPYLQLALELARGTRLALAGDLAGIDTIVADEFADLADAGDFRLGSGYLSILRAQAARLRGQTGDALRFSLGACAVLAGSPAFAGLAHAERTQAAALRGDVEQAALAMAESDRMHICGMEVLYPWREQARAAMLASAGNIGSAVRTLAELVRRLRADGFAGHEVHALHDLVRLGHADFEIDQPSSKQQPNSEHEPNGDQQPEGTARPLGAGRRQTVAQRLTELSETVDGRLPPLLARHARAAATRAGEELLAVAESYAEQGLNVYAAEAAAEAVTRLRAVRSPQAHAANLCLGDLLARCDVVRSPVFSIRQPTLTERERQIARLAAGGLPSRNIAEELYISTRTVENHLQRVYSKLGVTGRSELWSALRAMPDPDSRPGR, via the coding sequence ATGGCTTTGTGGGAGTTCGTCGGCCGCAGGAAGCAACTCGACCGGTTGATCGCCGCCGCGACCGGAGTGACCGGCCGGGGTCTCCTCATCAGTGGCACCGCCGGGATCGGTAAGAGCCGGCTGCTCTCCCACCTCGTCAAGCAGCTTCCACCCGACCGATACGCCGTCTGGTCCGCCTCGGCCAACATCGCCACCTCGGGCCTGCCCTTCGGAGGGCTGGCCCAGGTGCTACCAGCCGACCAGCCCTCCGGCCTCTCCCCCGCCGGCATCCTCCGCTGGGCGGTCGACGCGTTGCACCAGCAGGCCGCCGGCCGCTCGATCGTCCTCGCCGTCGACGACATCCATCTGCTCGACGACTCGTCCGCCGCCCTCGTCTACCTGATCGCCCGCTCCGACGACGCCACCGTGCTGAGCACCATGCTCACCGGATCGGTGATCCCCCTGCCCATCCGGGCACTGTGGACCGACGACCTGGTCGAGCACCTGGAACTGCCCGCGCTGACCCTGGCCGAGGCGACCGAACTGGCGGGGGCGATCCTGGGGATCCCGGTCGACCCACCCTCGGCGGAACGTCTCTGGCGGTTCTCCGGCGGTAACGCGTTACTGCTGCGCGAACTGGTCAAGGCGGCGAACGACAGCGGCGAACTGGTCGAGATGTACGGCGTACTGCACTGGACCGGTCAACCGGGACTGACCGCCACCCTCGACGCACTGATCGACAGCCGGGTCACGCAGTTCAGCCCCGGCGTTCGTACCGCCGTGGAACTGGTGGCGTTCGGAGAGCCCATCGGTGAGGCGATACTGAAACAGGCGGTGCCGTGCGCGGACGCGGAGGCGGCCGAACAGCAGGGGCTGATCCGTACCGTCCAACACGACCGGCGCCGAAACGTGGTCCTGGCCCACCCGATCTACGGCGAGGTGGTCCGCCAACGCTGCCCGGTGATCCGGCTCCGCCGGCTGACCGCGCAACTCGCCGACCTGGTGGAGCGCACCGGTGCTCGGCGCCGCGACGACCTGCTGCGGGTGGCGGTCTGGCGGCTCGAATCCGATACCGCCGACAAGCCGGAGCCCCTGCTGCGCGCGGCCGGGCTGGCGTTCAGCCAGTACGACGTACCGCTGGCCGGGCGACTGGCGCGGGCGGCGCTCCGGACCGGCGGGGGGTTCGCCGCCGCCGAACTGCTGGCCACCATCCTGATGTTCGGCGACCAGCCGAGGGAGGCGATCGAGGTGCTCGACTCGGTCGCCGACGAGATCACCTGCGACCAGCAGCGCAGCCGCTGGCTGACGGTACGCGGGATGGTCTCCTACTGGGGCCTGAGCCAGGAGTCGACGATCGAGTCGATCGAGGCCGACGTGGAGCAGCTCACCGACCTGGCGCACCGGGCCCGGGTCCGGTCCTTCGAGGCGATCATGCGGTTGCATCGGCTCGACTGCGCCGGGGCGCTCCGGCTCAGCCGCAGGGTGCTGGACCGTCCCGCCGCTTCCGTCGCCGCCCGGGGGCTGGCCCGGTGCACCATCGCCCACCTCCAGGCGGCCCGGGGTGAGCTGGTCCAGAGCGGTCGGGCCATCGCCAGTGTCGAGGCGGACGCGGCCCAGTGGCGGGGCGACATGCCCTACCTACAGCTCGCTCTGGAGTTGGCCCGGGGCACCCGGCTCGCGCTCGCCGGTGACCTCGCCGGCATCGACACGATCGTCGCCGACGAGTTCGCGGACCTGGCCGACGCGGGCGACTTCCGGCTCGGTTCGGGTTATCTGTCGATCCTGCGCGCGCAGGCCGCCCGGCTCCGTGGCCAGACCGGCGACGCACTCCGGTTCAGCCTCGGGGCCTGCGCGGTGCTCGCCGGTAGTCCGGCCTTCGCCGGGCTGGCCCACGCGGAACGGACCCAGGCGGCGGCGCTGCGGGGCGACGTGGAACAGGCCGCGCTGGCGATGGCCGAGTCCGACCGGATGCACATCTGCGGCATGGAGGTGCTCTATCCGTGGCGGGAGCAGGCCCGCGCGGCGATGCTGGCCAGCGCCGGAAATATTGGGAGCGCGGTCCGGACCCTGGCCGAACTGGTCCGCCGGCTCCGGGCCGACGGGTTCGCCGGTCACGAGGTCCACGCCCTGCACGACCTGGTCCGTCTCGGTCACGCGGACTTCGAGATCGACCAGCCGAGCAGCAAGCAACAGCCGAACAGCGAGCACGAGCCGAACGGCGACCAACAGCCGGAGGGCACCGCGCGACCGCTCGGGGCCGGGCGACGGCAGACAGTGGCACAACGGTTGACCGAACTCTCCGAGACCGTCGACGGGCGGCTGCCCCCGCTGCTCGCCCGGCATGCCCGCGCCGCCGCCACCCGCGCCGGTGAGGAGTTGCTCGCGGTGGCGGAGAGCTACGCCGAGCAGGGCCTGAACGTGTACGCCGCCGAGGCCGCCGCCGAGGCGGTCACCCGGCTACGGGCGGTCCGCTCCCCGCAGGCACACGCGGCCAACCTCTGCCTCGGCGACCTGCTGGCCCGCTGCGACGTCGTACGCAGTCCGGTCTTCTCGATCCGGCAGCCGACGCTGACCGAGCGGGAGCGCCAGATCGCCCGGCTGGCGGCGGGCGGACTGCCCAGCCGCAACATCGCCGAAGAGCTCTACATCTCCACCCGTACCGTGGAAAATCATCTGCAACGGGTCTACAGCAAGCTGGGCGTGACCGGACGAAGCGAACTCTGGTCCGCCCTCCGGGCGATGCCCGATCCGGACAGCAGACCGGGAAGGTAA
- a CDS encoding nicotinamidase produces the protein MRRALIIVDVQNDFCEGGSLAVTGGTEVASAITRLLADQPERWDHVVATKDYHVDPGAHFGSPPDFVDSWPAHCVVGTEGVEFHPDLSTEPIEAVFHKGERSAAYSGFEGYAADGLDLAEWLREHDVAAVDVVGIATDHCVRATALDAAREGFTTTVLLDLTAAVARPTTEAALLQLAEAGVQLTGTPIVRV, from the coding sequence ATGCGCCGTGCACTGATCATCGTCGACGTGCAGAACGACTTCTGCGAGGGCGGCTCGCTCGCCGTGACCGGGGGCACCGAGGTGGCCTCGGCAATCACGCGACTGCTGGCCGACCAACCCGAGCGGTGGGACCACGTGGTAGCCACGAAGGACTACCACGTGGATCCCGGAGCCCACTTCGGCAGCCCACCCGACTTCGTCGACTCGTGGCCGGCGCACTGCGTGGTGGGCACCGAAGGGGTCGAGTTCCACCCCGACCTGAGCACCGAGCCCATCGAGGCGGTCTTCCACAAGGGCGAACGTTCCGCCGCGTACTCCGGGTTCGAGGGCTACGCCGCCGACGGTCTGGACCTGGCCGAGTGGCTGCGCGAACACGACGTCGCGGCGGTCGACGTGGTCGGCATCGCCACCGACCACTGCGTACGTGCCACCGCCCTGGACGCGGCCCGGGAGGGCTTCACCACCACCGTGCTGCTCGACCTGACCGCTGCGGTGGCCCGGCCCACCACCGAAGCCGCGCTGCTCCAACTGGCCGAGGCGGGGGTGCAGCTCACCGGCACGCCGATCGTCCGGGTGTGA
- a CDS encoding MFS transporter — protein sequence MNLKPYRHALALPGVRSLLLVSSLARIPLTATSVVLTLYVVTDLGQTYAAAGVVGATMTIGMAIGQPLLGRLIDRRGLRPALLLATIGGAVFWGTTRFMPYPVLVGTALLGGILALPLSSVVRQSIAALVPEGERRQAYALDSMTTELSFMVGPSLAVLLVTTGSARATMAMVGGGLVLAGLALIALNPPVRGHDEPAVASDRRLSRRDWLTPRLIGVMAIGAASTLVLAGADISIIAALQDANQVAWTGVVLALWSAASLVGGFSYGAMAQPPSLLRLALLLGLCTIPVGLASGQWWLLALALLPSGLMCAPTLTASANAVSRLVPAVVRGEAMGLYGSALTVGLALGAPFAGAVIDRSGPGWGFAAIGTLGTLVALTVLAGQLRQARRAGGTSVVPASPDPATPLASDQAA from the coding sequence ATGAACCTGAAGCCTTACCGGCACGCGCTCGCCCTGCCCGGTGTCCGATCGCTGCTACTTGTGTCGTCGCTGGCCCGCATCCCGCTGACCGCCACCTCGGTCGTACTGACCCTCTACGTCGTCACCGATCTCGGCCAGACCTACGCCGCCGCCGGAGTGGTCGGTGCCACGATGACGATCGGGATGGCGATCGGCCAGCCGCTGCTGGGCCGGTTGATCGACCGGCGGGGCCTGCGACCGGCGTTGTTGTTGGCCACCATCGGCGGGGCGGTGTTCTGGGGCACGACCCGGTTCATGCCCTACCCGGTCCTGGTGGGTACGGCCCTGCTGGGCGGAATACTGGCCCTGCCGCTCTCGTCGGTGGTTCGGCAGTCCATCGCCGCGCTGGTACCCGAGGGAGAGCGCCGGCAGGCGTACGCGTTGGACTCGATGACGACCGAACTGTCGTTCATGGTCGGCCCGTCGCTGGCGGTGCTGCTGGTCACCACCGGCTCGGCGCGGGCCACCATGGCGATGGTGGGCGGCGGCCTCGTGCTCGCCGGGTTGGCGCTCATCGCGCTGAATCCACCGGTACGCGGCCACGACGAACCGGCCGTCGCCTCGGATCGGCGGCTCTCGCGCCGGGACTGGCTCACCCCTCGGCTGATCGGGGTGATGGCCATCGGTGCCGCCAGCACCCTGGTCCTGGCCGGGGCGGACATCTCCATCATCGCGGCGCTCCAGGACGCCAACCAGGTCGCGTGGACCGGGGTCGTACTGGCCCTGTGGTCCGCGGCTTCGCTGGTCGGCGGCTTCTCCTACGGCGCGATGGCGCAACCGCCGTCCCTGCTGCGACTGGCCCTACTACTCGGGCTCTGCACCATCCCGGTCGGGCTGGCCAGCGGCCAGTGGTGGCTGCTGGCCCTCGCCCTGCTGCCCTCCGGGCTGATGTGCGCCCCGACCCTGACCGCTTCCGCCAACGCGGTCAGTCGCCTCGTACCGGCCGTGGTGCGCGGGGAGGCGATGGGCCTGTACGGCTCGGCGCTGACCGTCGGGCTCGCCCTGGGTGCCCCGTTCGCGGGCGCGGTCATCGACCGGTCGGGTCCGGGCTGGGGGTTCGCCGCGATCGGCACCCTCGGCACCCTGGTGGCCCTGACCGTGCTTGCCGGTCAGCTCCGCCAAGCCCGGCGTGCCGGTGGGACCAGCGTCGTCCCGGCGAGCCCTGATCCGGCGACGCCGCTGGCCTCCGATCAGGCCGCATGA
- a CDS encoding nicotinate phosphoribosyltransferase translates to MVNLSRPALLTDHYELTMISAGLRDGTAERHCVFEVFARRLPTGRRYGVVAGTGRLVELVRDFRFDETEVAFLRETGVIDAETADWLSRYRFSGDIDGYAEGELFFPGSPILTVSGTFAECVLLETLILSVLNYDSAVAAAAARMVTAARGRTLIEMGSRRVHEEAAVAAARAAYLAGFGYTSNLAAGQRYGIPTAGTAAHAFTLLYEDEKAAFAAQVAAQGKNTTLLVDTYDISQGIRNAIEVAGPDLRAVRIDSGDLSVLAHQSRELLDSLGATETKIIVSGDLDEYAIAALAAEPVDMYGAGTAVGTGSGAPTAGLVYKLVEVDGRPVVKRSENKATVGGRKLAVRRHKPTGTATEEIVVSQGMPEQLPHDRALQQSYVVGGEPAALPTLVESREHLRQCLISIPWEGLKLSGGDPAIPVTIVPAG, encoded by the coding sequence ATGGTGAACCTCTCTCGTCCCGCGTTGCTGACCGACCACTACGAGCTGACCATGATCAGCGCCGGACTGCGTGACGGCACCGCCGAGCGGCACTGCGTCTTCGAGGTCTTCGCCCGACGGCTGCCCACCGGGCGGCGCTACGGCGTGGTGGCCGGCACCGGCCGCCTGGTCGAGTTGGTACGCGACTTCCGGTTCGACGAGACGGAGGTGGCGTTCCTGCGGGAGACCGGCGTCATCGACGCGGAGACCGCCGACTGGCTGTCCCGCTACCGCTTCAGCGGCGACATCGACGGATACGCCGAGGGTGAGCTGTTCTTCCCCGGGTCCCCGATCCTCACCGTCTCCGGCACCTTCGCCGAATGCGTGCTACTCGAAACGCTCATCCTGTCGGTGCTCAACTACGACAGCGCCGTGGCCGCCGCCGCGGCCCGGATGGTGACCGCCGCCCGGGGCCGTACGTTGATCGAGATGGGTTCCCGACGGGTCCACGAGGAGGCGGCGGTGGCCGCCGCGCGCGCCGCCTACCTGGCCGGCTTCGGCTACACCTCCAACCTGGCCGCCGGTCAGCGGTACGGGATACCCACCGCCGGTACGGCCGCGCACGCGTTCACCCTGCTCTACGAGGACGAGAAGGCGGCGTTCGCCGCACAGGTCGCCGCCCAGGGCAAGAACACCACGCTGCTGGTCGACACGTACGACATCAGCCAGGGCATCCGTAACGCGATCGAGGTCGCCGGCCCGGACCTGCGGGCGGTCCGGATCGACAGCGGCGACCTGTCGGTCTTGGCCCACCAGTCCCGGGAACTGCTCGACTCGCTCGGTGCCACCGAGACGAAGATCATCGTCTCGGGTGACCTGGACGAGTACGCCATCGCCGCACTCGCCGCCGAACCGGTGGACATGTACGGGGCGGGTACCGCCGTGGGCACCGGTTCCGGCGCACCCACCGCCGGCCTGGTCTACAAACTGGTCGAGGTCGACGGGCGGCCGGTCGTTAAACGCTCGGAGAACAAGGCGACGGTCGGCGGGCGCAAGCTCGCGGTCCGGCGGCACAAACCGACCGGTACGGCCACCGAGGAGATCGTCGTCTCCCAGGGCATGCCGGAGCAGCTGCCCCACGACCGGGCGTTGCAGCAGTCGTATGTGGTCGGTGGGGAGCCGGCGGCACTGCCCACGCTCGTCGAGTCCCGGGAACACCTGCGCCAGTGCCTGATCTCCATCCCGTGGGAGGGGTTGAAGCTTTCCGGTGGCGATCCGGCGATCCCGGTCACCATCGTTCCCGCCGGCTGA
- a CDS encoding aldo/keto reductase, protein MIKAADQFGDQPTVLLTGEVRMPLLGFGTWQATGRDGYQAVRDALDAGYRHIDTATMYGNEKEVGQAIRDSGVSREEIFVTTKLPPEQAGAERQTIERSLADLGTDYVDLWLIHWPPADAAGLATWREFLAARDAGLARAVGVSNYSLPELDVLIQATDEAPAVNQIPWSPAKFDAQLLTEHRNRGVVVEGYSPFRKTDLDDPVLVRVAQAHGVTPAQVVLRWHLDHDIVVIPKSVTPERIRTNFDIFGFSLTDDERRDIDAIAG, encoded by the coding sequence ATGATCAAAGCTGCTGACCAATTTGGCGACCAACCCACCGTCCTGCTGACCGGCGAGGTCCGGATGCCGCTGCTCGGCTTCGGGACCTGGCAGGCAACGGGACGCGACGGCTACCAGGCCGTACGTGACGCGCTCGACGCGGGCTATCGGCACATCGACACCGCGACCATGTACGGCAACGAGAAGGAGGTGGGCCAGGCGATCCGGGACAGCGGGGTGTCCCGCGAGGAGATCTTCGTGACCACGAAACTGCCGCCCGAGCAAGCCGGCGCGGAACGGCAGACGATCGAGCGGAGTCTGGCCGACCTGGGCACCGACTACGTGGACCTGTGGCTGATCCACTGGCCGCCGGCCGACGCGGCCGGGCTGGCGACGTGGCGGGAGTTCCTGGCCGCCCGCGACGCGGGGCTGGCCCGGGCGGTCGGGGTGAGCAACTACAGCCTCCCGGAGTTGGACGTGTTGATCCAGGCCACCGACGAGGCACCCGCGGTCAACCAGATTCCGTGGAGTCCGGCGAAGTTCGACGCCCAACTGCTCACCGAGCACCGGAACCGGGGAGTGGTGGTGGAGGGGTACAGCCCGTTCCGCAAGACCGACCTCGACGATCCGGTATTGGTACGGGTAGCCCAGGCGCACGGCGTCACCCCGGCGCAGGTCGTGCTCCGCTGGCATCTCGACCATGACATCGTGGTGATCCCCAAGTCGGTGACCCCGGAACGGATCAGGACGAACTTCGACATTTTCGGGTTCTCGCTGACCGACGACGAGCGACGCGACATCGACGCGATCGCCGGTTGA
- the ctaD gene encoding aa3-type cytochrome oxidase subunit I, translated as MTTVAPKPIVTRPWPVRQPVKGSAFARLLRTTDAKQIGIMYMVTAFVFFLIGGLMALIMRAELARPGLQFLSPEQYNQLFTMHGTIMLLFFATPIVFAFANYLVPIQIGAPDVSFPRLNSFAYWLYLFGGTMATAGFLTPGGAADFGWFAYAPLSSVEHTPGVGANLWIFGLAISGLGTILGSVNLITTIITLRAPGMTMFRMPIFTWNILVASLLVLLVFPLLAAALLALAADRILGAHVYDPATGGPMLWQHLFWFFGHPEVYIIALPFFGIISEIIPVFSRKPVFGYKGLVAATLSIAALSMSVWAHHMFATGQVLLPFFSFLSFLIAVPTGMKFFNWIGTMWRGQISFESPMLWSIGFLTTFLFGGLTGVLLASPPLDFHVTDSYFVVAHFHYVLFGTIVFAVFAGIYFWFPKMFGRMLDERLAKVHFWLTFVGFHMTFLVQHWLGAEGMPRRYADYQAIDGFTELNMISTIGAFITGISTLPFLYNVWKSYKTGPVVEVNDPWGYGNSLEWATTCPPPLRNFDVMPRIRSERPAFDAKFPELAAGGQSLAGPPEGGAKPLTSESDHGASYQEDVESNLDRR; from the coding sequence GTGACCACCGTCGCACCCAAGCCGATTGTGACCCGGCCATGGCCGGTCCGTCAGCCGGTCAAGGGCTCGGCATTCGCGCGGCTGCTGCGTACGACCGACGCGAAGCAAATCGGGATCATGTACATGGTCACCGCGTTCGTGTTCTTCCTGATCGGCGGCCTGATGGCGCTGATCATGCGGGCCGAACTCGCGCGACCCGGGCTACAGTTCCTGTCGCCCGAGCAGTACAACCAGCTCTTCACCATGCACGGCACGATCATGTTGCTGTTCTTCGCGACGCCGATCGTGTTCGCCTTCGCGAACTATCTGGTGCCGATCCAGATCGGCGCGCCGGACGTGTCGTTTCCCCGGCTGAACAGCTTCGCCTACTGGCTCTACCTGTTCGGCGGCACGATGGCCACGGCCGGCTTCCTCACCCCGGGTGGCGCGGCCGACTTCGGCTGGTTCGCCTACGCGCCACTGAGCAGCGTGGAGCATACGCCGGGCGTCGGTGCCAACCTGTGGATCTTCGGCCTGGCCATCTCCGGTCTGGGCACCATCCTCGGTTCGGTCAACCTGATCACGACCATCATCACGCTGCGCGCCCCGGGCATGACGATGTTCCGGATGCCGATCTTCACGTGGAACATCCTGGTCGCCAGCCTGCTGGTGCTCCTGGTCTTCCCCCTGCTGGCCGCCGCTCTGCTGGCGCTGGCCGCAGACCGGATCCTCGGCGCGCACGTCTACGACCCGGCCACCGGCGGGCCGATGCTCTGGCAGCACCTCTTCTGGTTCTTCGGTCACCCCGAGGTCTACATCATCGCGCTGCCCTTCTTCGGCATCATCAGCGAGATCATCCCGGTCTTCTCCCGTAAGCCGGTCTTCGGCTACAAGGGGCTGGTCGCGGCCACCCTCTCCATCGCCGCCCTGTCGATGAGCGTGTGGGCGCACCACATGTTCGCCACCGGTCAGGTGCTGCTGCCGTTCTTCAGCTTCCTGAGCTTCCTGATCGCCGTACCGACGGGCATGAAGTTCTTCAACTGGATCGGCACCATGTGGCGAGGCCAGATCAGCTTCGAGTCCCCGATGCTCTGGTCGATCGGCTTCCTGACCACCTTCCTCTTCGGCGGTCTCACCGGCGTGCTGCTGGCCAGCCCGCCGCTCGACTTCCACGTCACCGACTCCTACTTCGTGGTGGCCCACTTCCACTACGTGCTCTTCGGCACCATCGTGTTCGCCGTCTTCGCCGGCATCTACTTCTGGTTCCCGAAGATGTTCGGCCGGATGCTGGACGAGCGGCTGGCCAAGGTGCACTTCTGGCTCACCTTCGTCGGCTTCCACATGACCTTCCTGGTGCAGCACTGGCTGGGTGCCGAGGGCATGCCCCGGCGGTACGCCGACTACCAGGCCATCGACGGCTTCACCGAGCTGAACATGATCTCCACGATCGGCGCGTTCATCACCGGTATCTCGACCCTGCCGTTCCTCTACAACGTGTGGAAGTCGTACAAGACCGGCCCGGTGGTCGAGGTCAACGACCCGTGGGGCTACGGCAACTCGCTGGAGTGGGCCACCACCTGCCCGCCGCCGCTGCGCAACTTCGACGTGATGCCCCGGATCCGCTCGGAGCGGCCGGCGTTCGACGCCAAGTTCCCGGAGCTGGCGGCCGGCGGACAGTCGCTGGCCGGGCCGCCGGAGGGTGGCGCCAAGCCGCTCACCAGCGAGTCGGACCACGGCGCGAGCTACCAGGAGGACGTGGAGTCCAACCTCGACCGGCGCTGA
- a CDS encoding FAD-dependent monooxygenase, producing MPGSTLRILVVGAGIAGLAVARTLRLAGFRPEIVERLPAGRPVETGIYLPGNAARALRELGLDGPLRPLGQVIGRQRFFDAAGRQLCEVDLGRLWSGVGECRALPRAELHQVLLTAAGGDVRHGVDLCRLDLAADAVTVTFDDGQTAEYDLVIGADGRRSVVRTLAALGGAPRPAGQVVYRSVVTGGPRVADWTALLGQRASLIIIPMGAGRLYCCADEAGTLLPSNPRARFREVFGDYGGPVPAVLDALDRVRVEVTEEVELGRWSHGRVVLVGDAAHATAPTLSQGAAMAIEDAVVLADTLRGADSIPEALAGYESRRRPRTKWVLDRTRDRDRTRDVTPALRDPLLRGRGGRIFQEHYRLLLDPV from the coding sequence ATGCCCGGATCCACCCTGCGCATTCTCGTCGTCGGCGCGGGCATCGCCGGCCTGGCCGTGGCTCGTACCCTGCGGCTCGCCGGATTCCGGCCCGAGATCGTGGAGCGGCTGCCCGCGGGGCGGCCCGTCGAAACCGGCATCTACCTTCCCGGCAACGCTGCCCGGGCACTCCGGGAACTCGGCCTGGACGGTCCGCTCCGGCCGCTCGGACAGGTGATCGGACGGCAGCGGTTCTTCGACGCGGCAGGTCGGCAACTGTGTGAAGTGGACCTCGGCCGGTTGTGGTCCGGCGTCGGGGAGTGCCGCGCGTTGCCCCGGGCCGAACTGCACCAGGTACTGCTCACCGCGGCCGGCGGTGACGTACGGCACGGTGTCGACCTGTGTCGGCTGGACCTGGCGGCGGACGCGGTGACGGTCACCTTCGACGACGGGCAGACCGCCGAGTACGACCTCGTGATCGGCGCCGACGGGCGGCGCTCCGTGGTCCGTACCCTGGCCGCGCTCGGCGGAGCGCCCCGACCGGCCGGCCAGGTCGTCTACCGCAGTGTGGTCACCGGCGGCCCGCGAGTCGCCGACTGGACCGCCCTGTTGGGGCAGCGTGCGAGCCTCATAATCATCCCGATGGGGGCCGGTCGGCTCTACTGCTGCGCAGACGAGGCCGGTACGTTGCTCCCATCGAACCCTCGGGCCCGGTTTCGCGAGGTCTTCGGCGACTACGGTGGGCCGGTGCCGGCCGTGCTCGACGCACTGGACCGGGTACGGGTGGAGGTGACGGAGGAGGTCGAACTAGGACGCTGGTCACATGGCCGGGTGGTGCTCGTCGGGGATGCCGCGCACGCCACCGCACCGACCCTGTCCCAGGGCGCGGCGATGGCCATCGAGGACGCGGTGGTGCTCGCCGACACGTTGCGCGGGGCGGACAGCATCCCGGAGGCCCTGGCCGGTTACGAGAGCCGCCGCCGGCCGCGTACGAAATGGGTGCTCGACCGGACCCGGGACCGGGACCGGACCCGGGACGTGACGCCAGCGCTGCGCGATCCGCTGTTGCGGGGCCGGGGTGGACGGATCTTCCAGGAGCACTACCGGTTGCTCCTCGACCCGGTGTGA
- a CDS encoding GH12 family glycosyl hydrolase domain-containing protein, whose amino-acid sequence MKRSHRVHLRWRNRPMVALAVSGLLVTGSFVAAGIPTNLGTPGAQAATRPVGATAVDTRICEQYGSTTIQGRYVVQNNRWGSTAEQCIDVSDTGFTIATQQGSAPTNGAPVSYPSVFVGCHYTNCSPGTNLPIQVDRISSATSNIDYRYVSGATYNASYDIWLDPTPRTDGVNQMEIMIWFTRQGPIQPIGSPVGTTTIGGRSWEVWRGSNGSNNVVSYLASTTISSWSFSVLDFVHDVRARGAITNSWYLTSIQAGFEPWQGGAGLGVDSFSAAVNGGGNPSPSPTATPTTPPPNPDPCRVTYTPNSWPGGFTANVTVTNTSPRSLNGWTLTYSLPAGQQVTTAWNATVTQNGSGVTARNLGWNAVVAPGATASFGYQGTLTGDYRSPTDFSLNGVTCALG is encoded by the coding sequence ATGAAACGTTCTCACCGGGTCCACCTTCGATGGCGGAACCGCCCGATGGTGGCCCTCGCGGTCTCCGGTCTACTCGTCACCGGGTCGTTCGTCGCCGCCGGGATCCCCACCAACCTCGGCACCCCGGGGGCGCAGGCCGCCACCCGCCCTGTCGGCGCGACCGCGGTCGACACCCGTATCTGCGAACAGTACGGCTCCACCACCATCCAGGGCCGGTACGTGGTGCAGAACAACCGCTGGGGCAGCACGGCCGAGCAGTGCATCGACGTCAGCGACACCGGCTTCACCATCGCCACACAGCAGGGATCCGCACCGACCAACGGTGCCCCGGTGTCGTACCCGTCGGTCTTCGTCGGCTGCCACTACACCAACTGTTCCCCGGGCACGAACCTGCCCATCCAGGTGGACCGGATCAGCAGCGCCACCAGCAACATCGACTACCGGTACGTCAGCGGCGCGACCTACAACGCCTCGTACGACATCTGGCTCGACCCGACGCCGAGGACCGACGGGGTGAACCAGATGGAGATCATGATCTGGTTCACCCGGCAGGGGCCGATCCAGCCGATCGGTTCCCCCGTCGGCACCACCACGATCGGCGGACGCAGCTGGGAGGTCTGGCGGGGCAGCAACGGCTCGAACAACGTCGTCTCGTACCTCGCGTCGACCACCATCAGCAGTTGGAGCTTCAGCGTGCTGGACTTCGTCCACGACGTACGGGCACGCGGCGCGATCACCAACTCCTGGTACCTGACCAGCATCCAGGCCGGTTTCGAACCCTGGCAGGGTGGTGCCGGCCTCGGCGTCGACTCGTTCTCGGCCGCCGTCAACGGCGGCGGCAACCCGAGCCCGAGCCCGACCGCCACGCCCACGACACCCCCGCCCAACCCCGACCCCTGCCGGGTCACCTACACGCCGAACTCCTGGCCCGGTGGCTTCACCGCCAACGTCACCGTCACCAACACGAGCCCACGCTCGCTCAACGGCTGGACACTGACCTATTCCCTACCGGCCGGGCAGCAGGTCACCACCGCATGGAACGCGACCGTGACCCAGAACGGATCCGGGGTGACCGCCCGCAACCTGGGCTGGAACGCCGTGGTCGCCCCCGGCGCAACCGCCTCCTTCGGATACCAGGGCACCCTGACCGGCGACTACCGCAGCCCGACCGACTTCTCGCTCAACGGGGTCACCTGCGCCCTGGGGTAG